One segment of Cohaesibacter intestini DNA contains the following:
- a CDS encoding AraC family transcriptional regulator: protein MADGDLISDIFKTLRVSGEVYFCARLAGPICVEIPQSYRHIRFHIVLSGQCWLCLNDAEPLLMQKGDIVLVPEGQAQEISTEPDLASHPLMDAIAGGALKDGQLSLGSGVQRAQLLCGFLQFDEQIEHPILSLLPSHMHLSDKTLSADPWLQSALHLISLEARHPGQGMAAIVTRLIEVIFIQAIRQRIELANDTSEGFLLALSDRSISRVLSAMHDTPDQKWSVEGLADIAGQSRSAFARKFAEQVGTSPMDYLRRWRLSKARLLLVSSQLSMGEIAFQCGYDCVPSFSRSFKREFHIGPGTFRKNGGSSTVPR from the coding sequence ATGGCGGACGGCGATCTTATTTCCGATATTTTCAAGACCCTGCGTGTCTCCGGCGAGGTTTATTTCTGTGCGCGATTGGCGGGGCCAATTTGCGTGGAAATTCCCCAATCCTATCGGCATATTCGCTTTCATATTGTGCTAAGCGGTCAGTGCTGGCTGTGTCTGAACGACGCCGAGCCTCTATTGATGCAGAAAGGCGACATTGTGCTTGTACCCGAAGGGCAGGCGCAAGAGATCAGCACCGAACCGGATCTGGCTTCTCATCCCTTGATGGATGCCATTGCTGGTGGGGCCTTGAAAGACGGTCAGCTTAGCCTTGGCTCCGGAGTTCAACGGGCTCAACTCCTGTGTGGTTTCCTGCAATTTGATGAGCAGATTGAACATCCGATCCTGTCGCTTTTGCCGTCCCATATGCATCTTTCTGACAAGACATTGTCGGCCGATCCATGGTTGCAATCGGCGCTTCACCTGATTTCGTTGGAAGCCAGACATCCGGGTCAGGGTATGGCAGCCATTGTCACGCGTTTGATCGAGGTGATTTTCATACAAGCCATCAGGCAACGGATCGAGCTGGCAAATGACACGAGTGAAGGTTTTTTGCTGGCGCTTTCAGATCGGTCTATTTCGCGTGTTTTGTCCGCGATGCATGACACTCCCGACCAGAAATGGAGTGTGGAGGGCCTTGCTGACATTGCGGGACAGTCCCGTTCGGCCTTCGCTCGGAAATTTGCCGAGCAGGTTGGGACAAGCCCAATGGACTATTTGCGTCGATGGCGGCTGAGCAAGGCGCGCCTGTTGCTGGTATCAAGCCAGCTTTCCATGGGCGAGATAGCCTTTCAGTGCGGCTATGACTGCGTGCCTTCCTTCTCCCGCTCCTTCAAGCGGGAATTTCATATCGGCCCGGGGACTTTCCGCAAAAATGGTGGGTCCAGCACCGTGCCTCGCTAG
- the amt gene encoding ammonium transporter, with protein sequence MRRILAISTLAFGSSIVTAEASALNVRDVESGLNMTWIMAASALIMFMQVGFLLLEAGMVRSKNSINVAQKNLLDFTFSVAAFAIAGFTIAFGSSHYGLIGFDWKYLGLQKITTYEAGFFVFQVMFCGTAATIVSGAVAERMRLSAYVIGSIFLSVLIYPVFVHWVWGNALQDNPGAFLANLGFIDFAGSTVVHATGAWVALAACLVLGAREGRFDEQGRPIRLAGHSPVLTAAGGLLLFIGWLGFNGGSTLKAGEGVAFIILNTILAGGFGAVAGHILGYLKDGCYLPEKSVNGMLGGLVAVTAGCAVLTPAGAIIIGAVGGAVAIYANDFLEQNYKIDDAVGAIGTHGFAGVVGTVGLAFLAPADQLSGSRLHQIYVQTGGALLNFCFCFFLGYAFFWTLNRVVGLRVNQKQELIGLNVAEHATRIGVGHVEEAMENLVSGQRGFSQRLPTVPGDEAEKLTDLFNQLMINMEHEHRKLSELDALKAQSEEAERITALSNATFEGIAMLKNGIIIDGNQRLVELLGYSLDEMVGKSVMRFRVKDKRRDASDAMHRGNRGFYEVNLAAKSGEHIPVAVKGRVINFRGDNVRIVCLVDLRERKAAERNMRILAQSDALTGLANRSLFNDKLDNAVKSASNGRSTALILVDLDRFKNVNDVHGHQAGDLVLKEAASRLQSIVGPDGTVARLGGDEFAIIQPNISFANQAEDTGHRIVAEMAKPISLGDSSSAMIGASVGVALCPEHARDKEDVFGNADIALYHSKNSGRSMATMYRQGLNELMEKRRLLQADLETALEAGEFEVYYQPRAEADNLEINSYEALLRWNHPVRGLVSPAEFIPVAEACGKIIDIDSWVFHQACLASKGPFAGKHISVNISPLQFQQKDFVAKIEAILAQTGAEPSQLELELTESMLIEDDARGLSIMKLLKSIGLSLALDDFGTGYSSLSYLSKYPFDTIKIDRSFVAALGQEDNAVAIMKAIISLGAGLGMKVVAEGVETKEEILFLRNQKCDQFQGYLIGKPVPIEQAITSAPADLTHFMTEQADLQETDAHVAALRALARAKAAAEDRVLDQADRPPLSDLAQRTA encoded by the coding sequence ATGAGACGTATTCTGGCAATTTCAACCCTCGCATTTGGTTCGTCCATCGTGACTGCCGAGGCCTCGGCGCTGAATGTCAGGGATGTCGAATCCGGACTGAACATGACATGGATAATGGCAGCCAGTGCGTTGATCATGTTCATGCAAGTCGGCTTCCTGCTTCTGGAGGCCGGCATGGTCCGCTCCAAGAACAGCATCAATGTCGCCCAGAAGAACCTGCTCGACTTCACCTTCTCAGTCGCGGCCTTCGCCATTGCCGGCTTCACCATCGCATTCGGCTCCAGCCACTATGGCTTGATTGGATTTGACTGGAAGTATCTGGGCCTCCAGAAGATCACAACCTATGAAGCGGGTTTCTTTGTCTTTCAGGTGATGTTTTGTGGCACGGCGGCCACCATTGTTTCCGGTGCCGTTGCCGAGCGTATGCGGCTGTCTGCCTATGTGATCGGGTCCATTTTTCTGTCTGTCCTCATCTATCCGGTTTTTGTCCATTGGGTCTGGGGCAATGCCCTGCAGGACAATCCCGGTGCCTTTCTGGCCAATCTGGGCTTTATCGATTTTGCTGGATCGACCGTTGTTCATGCCACAGGGGCCTGGGTGGCGCTGGCGGCCTGTCTGGTGCTCGGGGCACGAGAGGGGCGGTTCGACGAACAAGGCAGGCCGATCCGGCTGGCGGGCCACAGCCCGGTACTGACGGCCGCAGGGGGGCTGCTTCTCTTTATCGGCTGGCTTGGTTTCAATGGCGGATCCACCTTGAAGGCGGGCGAGGGTGTGGCCTTCATCATTCTCAACACGATTTTGGCGGGTGGCTTTGGGGCCGTGGCAGGGCACATCCTCGGTTATTTGAAGGATGGCTGCTATCTGCCCGAAAAATCCGTCAACGGCATGCTGGGTGGTTTGGTCGCGGTCACCGCTGGCTGCGCGGTTCTCACCCCTGCAGGGGCCATCATCATTGGGGCCGTCGGCGGCGCCGTCGCCATCTATGCCAATGACTTTCTTGAGCAGAACTACAAGATTGACGATGCCGTTGGGGCCATTGGCACCCATGGCTTTGCTGGCGTGGTGGGCACGGTCGGGCTGGCCTTTCTCGCTCCGGCTGATCAATTGTCGGGCAGCCGCTTGCATCAGATCTATGTGCAGACCGGCGGGGCGTTGCTCAATTTCTGCTTCTGCTTCTTCCTTGGTTATGCATTCTTCTGGACTTTGAACCGGGTTGTCGGCTTGCGCGTCAATCAAAAGCAGGAGCTGATCGGGCTCAATGTGGCAGAACATGCCACCCGCATCGGTGTCGGCCATGTCGAGGAGGCCATGGAAAATCTGGTCTCCGGTCAGCGTGGCTTCAGCCAGCGCCTCCCGACGGTGCCCGGCGATGAGGCCGAGAAGCTGACTGATCTGTTCAACCAGCTGATGATCAATATGGAACATGAGCATCGCAAACTCAGCGAGCTTGATGCCCTGAAGGCGCAATCAGAGGAAGCCGAGCGGATCACGGCGCTCTCCAACGCGACCTTTGAAGGCATCGCCATGCTCAAGAATGGCATCATCATCGATGGCAACCAGCGTCTGGTTGAGCTGTTGGGATACAGTCTGGACGAAATGGTCGGCAAATCCGTCATGCGGTTTCGCGTCAAGGACAAACGAAGAGACGCCTCCGACGCCATGCATAGAGGCAATCGCGGCTTCTACGAGGTCAATCTGGCAGCCAAGTCCGGCGAGCATATCCCGGTTGCGGTCAAGGGCCGGGTCATCAATTTCAGGGGCGACAATGTTCGAATCGTCTGTCTGGTCGATCTGCGCGAGCGCAAGGCGGCCGAGCGGAACATGCGGATTCTGGCCCAAAGCGATGCGTTGACGGGGCTAGCCAACCGCTCTTTGTTCAATGACAAGCTGGACAATGCCGTCAAATCAGCAAGCAACGGCAGGAGCACCGCGCTCATTCTGGTGGATCTGGATCGCTTCAAGAATGTCAATGATGTGCATGGCCATCAGGCGGGCGATCTGGTCCTCAAGGAGGCAGCCAGCCGGTTGCAATCCATCGTCGGGCCCGATGGTACGGTTGCCCGGTTGGGCGGCGATGAATTTGCAATCATTCAGCCCAACATCAGTTTTGCCAATCAGGCAGAAGATACCGGCCACCGCATCGTTGCAGAAATGGCCAAACCCATTTCGCTGGGCGACAGCAGCTCCGCAATGATCGGTGCCAGTGTCGGGGTAGCCCTTTGTCCCGAACATGCCCGCGACAAGGAAGATGTCTTCGGCAATGCGGACATTGCGCTCTACCATTCGAAGAATTCCGGGCGGAGCATGGCCACCATGTATCGTCAGGGTCTCAATGAGTTGATGGAGAAGCGCAGGCTGCTGCAAGCGGATCTGGAAACCGCACTTGAAGCGGGCGAGTTCGAGGTCTATTACCAACCACGGGCAGAGGCTGACAATCTGGAAATCAACTCCTATGAAGCCTTGCTGCGCTGGAACCATCCGGTGCGCGGCCTTGTCAGTCCGGCCGAGTTCATTCCCGTTGCCGAAGCCTGTGGCAAGATCATCGACATCGACAGCTGGGTCTTCCATCAGGCCTGTCTCGCCTCCAAGGGGCCGTTTGCGGGCAAGCATATCAGCGTCAATATCAGCCCATTGCAATTCCAGCAAAAGGATTTCGTCGCCAAGATTGAGGCCATTCTGGCCCAGACAGGGGCCGAACCATCCCAACTGGAACTGGAACTGACCGAAAGCATGCTGATCGAGGATGACGCCCGTGGTCTGTCCATCATGAAACTGCTCAAGTCCATCGGGCTGTCTCTGGCGCTTGATGATTTTGGCACCGGCTATTCGTCTCTGTCCTATTTGTCGAAATATCCCTTTGACACGATCAAGATCGACCGCAGCTTTGTTGCCGCACTGGGACAGGAAGACAATGCGGTCGCCATCATGAAGGCCATCATCAGTCTTGGGGCTGGTCTGGGCATGAAAGTCGTCGCCGAAGGGGTGGAGACCAAGGAAGAGATCCTGTTCCTTCGAAACCAGAAATGCGACCAGTTTCAGGGCTATCTGATCGGAAAACCGGTGCCGATCGAACAGGCCATCACCTCTGCTCCGGCCGATCTGACCCATTTCATGACGGAGCAGGCCGACTTGCAGGAAACCGATGCGCATGTCGCAGCCTTGCGAGCCCTTGCCAGAGCCAAGGCCGCGGCAGAGGATCGTGTTCTGGATCAGGCGGACCGGCCTCCATTGTCAGATCTTGCCCAGCGCACGGCCTGA
- the rplT gene encoding 50S ribosomal protein L20 — MSRVKRGVTAHARHKKVLKAAKGYYGRRKSTIRVAKQAVEKAGQYAYRDRKAKKRNFRSLWIQRINAAVREQGLTYGRFIDGLNKAGIEIDRKVLSDMAIHQPEAFASLVEKAKSTAAA; from the coding sequence ATGTCACGTGTAAAACGCGGTGTAACCGCTCATGCCCGCCACAAAAAAGTTCTGAAGGCTGCCAAAGGTTATTATGGCCGCCGCAAGAGCACCATTCGCGTCGCCAAACAGGCGGTTGAAAAAGCCGGTCAGTACGCTTATCGCGACCGTAAGGCCAAGAAGCGCAACTTCCGTTCGCTCTGGATCCAGCGCATCAACGCCGCTGTTCGCGAACAGGGCCTGACCTATGGTCGATTTATCGACGGCCTCAACAAGGCTGGCATCGAAATTGACCGTAAGGTTCTGTCCGATATGGCCATTCATCAGCCAGAAGCTTTCGCTTCTCTGGTTGAAAAGGCCAAATCTACTGCTGCTGCCTAA
- the focA gene encoding formate transporter FocA translates to MPQEQFDALLPAAMAQKAEDVGVTKATRHPKQTFMLAIMAGAFIGIAFIFYTVVTTGNSGVGWGANKFLGGLAFSLGLMLVVVNGGELFTSTVLTVVAKASGKISWGQLARNWALVYVGNFIGAILLVVIMQIARHYEQGNGALGISYMSIAQHKLHHGFFQAVALGIMCNVMVCLGVWMTFSARSLTDKLLAVTLPVAMFVAAGFEHCVANMFQIPMGILTAAAADADFWATTGRSAADFADLTWGHFVINNLIPVTIGNIIGGGFCVGLVYWFIYLRPGKEA, encoded by the coding sequence ATGCCACAAGAGCAGTTTGACGCACTCCTTCCCGCAGCCATGGCCCAGAAGGCGGAAGATGTCGGCGTTACCAAGGCGACCCGCCATCCCAAACAGACCTTCATGCTGGCCATCATGGCCGGGGCCTTTATCGGCATTGCCTTTATCTTCTATACCGTGGTGACCACAGGCAATAGCGGTGTCGGATGGGGCGCCAACAAGTTCTTGGGCGGGCTGGCTTTCAGCCTCGGGCTGATGCTGGTGGTGGTCAATGGGGGCGAGCTCTTCACCTCGACGGTGCTGACGGTGGTGGCGAAAGCCAGCGGCAAGATATCGTGGGGCCAGTTGGCGCGCAACTGGGCTCTGGTCTATGTCGGAAACTTCATTGGTGCCATTCTGCTGGTGGTCATCATGCAGATTGCCCGGCATTATGAGCAAGGCAACGGGGCGCTTGGTATCAGTTACATGTCGATTGCCCAGCACAAACTGCATCACGGCTTCTTTCAGGCGGTGGCGCTGGGTATCATGTGCAACGTGATGGTCTGTCTGGGGGTCTGGATGACCTTTTCCGCCCGCTCGTTGACCGACAAGCTGCTCGCCGTCACCCTGCCGGTTGCGATGTTTGTGGCCGCAGGCTTCGAGCACTGCGTGGCAAACATGTTTCAGATCCCGATGGGAATCCTGACCGCAGCTGCGGCAGATGCAGACTTCTGGGCGACGACGGGCCGGTCCGCAGCAGACTTTGCGGATCTCACTTGGGGCCACTTTGTGATCAACAACCTCATTCCGGTCACCATCGGCAACATCATTGGCGGCGGCTTCTGTGTCGGGCTGGTCTACTGGTTTATTTATTTGCGCCCCGGCAAAGAAGCTTGA
- a CDS encoding glycosyltransferase family 4 protein has translation MKKAPTILQVVPWLDSGGVERGTVDITQAITEAGGKALVAAEPGRLVPQLEEAGGELLPFEGRSKHPWTMLVSNVQVLENMIRERKVDLVHARSRAPAWSALLAARRAGVPFVTTYHGAYSQKGQFKAFYNSVMARGDVVIANSDYTAALVASRNPTAKDRIVSIYRGIDMAAFDPAAVSTDRTDALAKAWDLSGDPLIILPSRLTRWKGQSFILPVMGALKKAGLGFKLVLIGDDQGREAYVAELDQLIAEHDLTDCVRRVGYWSDMPAAYKRADLTIVPSQDAETFGRSAAESLAMGTPVLVGDLGAQPEVIACPDGVDPARWIARSITHNNPEGWQAAIALQLTQQKGMGAAAIADLASIARAQMERRFSLKSMGEQTLAVYDQLLGTALASAKH, from the coding sequence ATGAAAAAAGCCCCTACCATCCTGCAAGTTGTTCCATGGCTCGATTCCGGTGGTGTGGAGCGCGGAACGGTGGATATCACCCAAGCCATAACGGAGGCTGGCGGCAAGGCTTTGGTGGCCGCCGAGCCGGGGCGTCTGGTGCCGCAGTTGGAAGAAGCGGGTGGAGAATTGCTGCCCTTTGAGGGGCGCAGCAAACATCCATGGACCATGCTGGTCTCCAACGTTCAGGTGCTTGAAAATATGATTCGGGAGCGAAAGGTCGATCTGGTCCATGCCCGCTCCCGCGCGCCCGCTTGGAGCGCCCTGTTGGCCGCCCGCCGGGCTGGTGTGCCCTTCGTGACCACCTATCACGGGGCCTACAGTCAGAAGGGACAATTCAAGGCTTTTTACAATTCGGTGATGGCCAGAGGCGATGTGGTGATCGCCAATTCCGATTATACCGCCGCTCTTGTGGCGTCACGCAATCCAACCGCCAAGGACCGCATCGTCAGCATCTATCGCGGCATCGACATGGCGGCTTTTGACCCTGCTGCGGTCTCAACCGATCGCACGGATGCCCTTGCCAAGGCGTGGGACTTGAGCGGAGATCCGCTGATCATCCTGCCCTCGCGCCTGACCCGCTGGAAAGGCCAGAGCTTCATCCTGCCGGTGATGGGGGCGTTGAAAAAGGCTGGCCTTGGCTTCAAGCTGGTGCTGATTGGTGATGATCAGGGCCGCGAAGCCTATGTCGCCGAGCTTGACCAGCTGATTGCCGAGCATGATTTGACCGATTGTGTGCGCCGCGTTGGCTATTGGTCAGACATGCCTGCGGCTTACAAACGGGCAGATCTGACCATTGTGCCCAGTCAGGATGCCGAAACCTTTGGCCGTTCGGCGGCGGAAAGTCTGGCCATGGGGACGCCGGTTCTGGTGGGAGATCTGGGCGCCCAGCCAGAGGTGATCGCCTGCCCGGACGGGGTCGATCCGGCCCGCTGGATCGCCCGCTCCATCACCCACAACAATCCCGAAGGCTGGCAGGCCGCAATTGCCCTGCAGCTTACCCAGCAAAAAGGGATGGGCGCGGCGGCCATCGCAGACCTGGCTTCCATCGCACGCGCCCAAATGGAGCGCCGTTTCTCCCTCAAATCGATGGGAGAACAGACGCTCGCTGTCTATGATCAGTTGCTGGGAACCGCGCTCGCATCAGCCAAACACTAG
- a CDS encoding alpha/beta hydrolase, with product MTATEKQILLVGKGEKQRDIAFHHRPATRPANQTDAAGVFWMGGYKSDMAGSKVMTLDGWAAHQGLGCTRYDYSGHGVSGGAFIDGTISKWLEESLAVFDSHTDGPQVVVGSSMGGWLALLLVRAHLAAVGVSKSRIKGLVLIAPAIDMTKDLMWDIFDDEAKQQMAETGIFRRPSEYGDPYEITADLIEDGKQHLFGDALIETGCPVHILQGVTDDAVPWTVAVDLVGRLAQDDVKLTLIKDGDHRLSRDEDLALLTRVVGEMAGL from the coding sequence ATGACAGCCACCGAAAAGCAAATCCTCCTTGTTGGCAAGGGCGAAAAGCAACGTGATATCGCCTTTCACCATCGCCCGGCGACCCGTCCCGCCAACCAGACAGACGCGGCGGGTGTCTTTTGGATGGGCGGCTACAAGTCCGACATGGCAGGCTCGAAGGTGATGACCTTGGATGGCTGGGCGGCGCATCAGGGCCTTGGCTGCACGCGCTATGATTATTCTGGCCATGGGGTATCGGGTGGGGCCTTCATTGATGGCACCATTTCAAAATGGCTGGAGGAAAGCCTTGCCGTCTTTGACAGCCATACAGACGGCCCGCAAGTGGTGGTCGGCTCGTCGATGGGTGGCTGGTTGGCCTTGCTGCTGGTTCGGGCGCATCTGGCCGCCGTTGGCGTGAGCAAGAGCCGCATCAAGGGGTTGGTGCTGATTGCGCCGGCAATCGACATGACCAAGGATTTGATGTGGGACATTTTTGATGATGAGGCCAAGCAGCAAATGGCCGAGACCGGTATTTTCCGCCGCCCAAGTGAGTATGGTGACCCTTACGAAATCACCGCCGATCTGATTGAAGATGGCAAGCAGCATCTGTTTGGCGACGCGCTGATCGAAACCGGCTGCCCAGTGCATATTCTCCAAGGGGTGACGGATGATGCGGTGCCATGGACTGTGGCGGTCGATCTGGTCGGGCGCTTGGCGCAGGATGATGTCAAGCTGACCCTGATCAAGGATGGCGACCATCGCCTCTCCCGCGACGAAGATCTGGCCCTTTTGACCCGCGTGGTCGGCGAGATGGCGGGGCTTTGA
- a CDS encoding TspO/MBR family protein — MTRGYWIALLIFLAISDGGGLLIGATNIPGPWYAGLEKPAFTPPNWLFAPAWTLLYILIAVAGTHVLDLPGPRGPMMLWILQMGLNFAWSPIVFTLNQLLLGLLVILALLATIAAFIRATWHRQRLAAWLFAPYALWVTFAAYLNAGLVALN; from the coding sequence ATGACCCGAGGATACTGGATTGCTTTGTTGATCTTTCTGGCTATTTCCGATGGTGGCGGCCTGCTGATCGGGGCGACCAATATTCCCGGCCCATGGTATGCAGGGCTGGAGAAGCCAGCCTTCACCCCGCCCAACTGGCTCTTCGCGCCAGCCTGGACCCTGCTTTACATTCTCATTGCGGTTGCCGGCACGCATGTGCTCGATTTGCCCGGTCCGCGCGGCCCGATGATGCTCTGGATTCTGCAAATGGGCCTGAATTTCGCGTGGAGCCCGATTGTCTTCACGCTCAATCAATTGCTGCTGGGGCTTTTGGTGATCCTCGCCCTTCTTGCAACCATCGCCGCCTTCATCCGCGCCACATGGCACCGGCAGCGTCTCGCCGCATGGCTGTTTGCCCCTTATGCCCTATGGGTCACCTTCGCCGCTTATCTCAATGCAGGTTTGGTGGCGCTGAATTGA
- the infC gene encoding translation initiation factor IF-3 — translation MRRPYRAQPTRETGPRINNQIRVDEVQLIDDEGTNHGSVPARQAMDMAAEAGLDLVEISPNAKPPVCKIMDYGRYKYQAQKKAAEARKKQKVVDVKEVKMRPNIDTHDYEVKMRSANRFLDAGDKVKFTLRFRGREMAHQNLGMELLRKVKGELVERTKVELEPKLEGRQMIMILAPK, via the coding sequence ATTCGCCGTCCATATCGAGCGCAACCAACCCGTGAGACGGGACCGCGCATCAACAATCAAATCCGTGTAGACGAAGTCCAGCTGATCGATGATGAAGGCACCAACCACGGGTCCGTGCCTGCACGTCAGGCCATGGACATGGCCGCCGAAGCCGGGCTGGATCTGGTGGAAATTTCACCCAATGCCAAACCGCCTGTCTGCAAGATCATGGACTATGGTCGATACAAGTATCAGGCCCAAAAGAAAGCGGCAGAAGCGCGCAAGAAGCAGAAGGTTGTCGACGTCAAGGAAGTCAAGATGCGCCCGAACATCGACACCCATGACTATGAGGTCAAGATGCGCAGCGCCAACCGCTTCCTCGATGCTGGTGACAAGGTGAAGTTCACCCTGCGGTTTCGCGGTCGCGAAATGGCCCACCAGAATCTTGGCATGGAGCTGCTCAGGAAGGTCAAAGGTGAGCTTGTCGAGCGCACCAAGGTTGAACTGGAGCCAAAACTCGAAGGTCGCCAGATGATCATGATCCTCGCTCCGAAATAA
- the pheS gene encoding phenylalanine--tRNA ligase subunit alpha gives MSELETLEQEIAVAIDAAGDETALEDVRVSALGKKGKISELMKTLGKMSPEERKEMGPALNGLKTRVGDLLAARKEILKEEALNARLKSETVDVSLPTRQGATFDGRVHPIAQVTDELTAIFADMGFAVAEGPDIETDFYNFTALNFPPDHPARLEHDTFFLPEKEDGSQMVLRTHTSPVQIRTMVNQEPPIRVICPGRTYRCDSDQTHTPMFHQVEGLVIEEGAHMGHLKWVLEEFCKAFFEVDKVKMRFRASHFPFTEPSMEVDIGCQRVGNELRIGEGDDWLEILGCGMVHPNVLRNCNLDPDKYTGFAWGMGIDRIAMLKYGMPDLRAFFNGDKRWLDHYGFRPLDIPGLVGGLSS, from the coding sequence ATGTCGGAACTTGAAACACTTGAGCAGGAAATCGCCGTCGCCATTGATGCCGCCGGTGACGAGACTGCACTGGAAGATGTCCGCGTCTCCGCCCTTGGCAAGAAGGGCAAGATTTCGGAGCTGATGAAAACGCTCGGCAAGATGAGCCCGGAAGAACGCAAGGAAATGGGCCCGGCCCTTAATGGCCTGAAGACCCGCGTCGGTGATTTGCTGGCAGCGCGCAAAGAGATTCTGAAGGAAGAAGCCCTCAATGCCCGCCTGAAGAGCGAGACCGTCGATGTGTCCCTGCCCACCCGTCAGGGCGCGACCTTTGATGGCCGCGTGCATCCGATCGCTCAGGTGACGGACGAATTGACCGCAATCTTCGCCGACATGGGATTTGCGGTCGCAGAAGGCCCGGACATCGAGACCGACTTTTACAATTTCACTGCGCTCAACTTCCCGCCCGACCATCCGGCGCGTCTGGAACATGACACCTTCTTCCTGCCTGAGAAAGAAGATGGCAGCCAGATGGTGCTGCGGACCCACACCTCGCCGGTTCAGATCCGCACCATGGTCAATCAGGAACCACCGATCCGCGTCATCTGTCCGGGCCGCACCTATCGCTGCGACAGTGACCAGACCCACACCCCGATGTTCCATCAGGTCGAAGGCCTCGTCATTGAAGAAGGCGCCCATATGGGGCACCTCAAATGGGTTCTGGAAGAATTCTGCAAGGCTTTCTTCGAGGTGGACAAAGTCAAAATGCGGTTCCGCGCCTCGCACTTCCCCTTCACCGAGCCATCCATGGAAGTGGATATCGGCTGCCAGCGCGTCGGCAACGAACTGCGCATTGGCGAAGGCGACGATTGGCTGGAAATTCTGGGCTGCGGCATGGTCCATCCCAATGTGCTGCGCAATTGCAACCTTGATCCGGACAAATATACCGGCTTTGCCTGGGGCATGGGCATCGACCGCATCGCCATGCTGAAATATGGCATGCCGGACCTGCGCGCCTTCTTCAATGGCGACAAGCGCTGGCTCGACCATTATGGCTTCCGCCCCCTTGATATTCCCGGACTGGTAGGAGGGCTCTCCTCATGA
- the rpmI gene encoding 50S ribosomal protein L35, which translates to MPKLKTKSGAKKRFKVTGTGKIVSAQAGKQHGMIKRTTKFIRKARGTTTLSDQDAKIVKQFLPYK; encoded by the coding sequence ATGCCCAAGCTGAAGACCAAGTCCGGCGCCAAGAAGCGTTTCAAAGTGACCGGTACCGGCAAGATCGTATCAGCACAGGCTGGCAAACAGCATGGTATGATCAAGCGCACCACCAAGTTCATCCGCAAAGCCCGTGGCACGACCACTCTGAGCGATCAGGATGCAAAAATTGTCAAGCAGTTCCTGCCTTACAAATAA
- a CDS encoding nuclear transport factor 2 family protein, whose translation MLIKFLSSLNATVKIRIRAHANVFVDHLGFDLGKEGWQIVSKIWHLEQVIA comes from the coding sequence CTGCTGATCAAATTCCTCTCGTCCCTCAACGCCACGGTCAAAATCCGCATCCGCGCTCATGCAAATGTCTTTGTCGACCATCTGGGCTTTGATTTGGGCAAAGAAGGCTGGCAAATCGTCTCCAAAATCTGGCACCTCGAACAGGTGATTGCCTGA
- a CDS encoding LysE family translocator, with amino-acid sequence MSLDWILALAGFAFVMSISPGPANFLLLTSGANFGVLRSLPLLFGVSLGFLSMVFAVGLGVGELIKQYPVIDSLLRLLCGGYVLWLAYKIWNAKSLGAKGEDTLDRPLSFFQASMLQLVNPKAWTVALLVTVTYLSADRQVSNLLALVAIFALVNIPSISVWAISGAALRRNLSKGDRLLWFNRAMALLLIASIAPMLVRF; translated from the coding sequence ATGTCACTGGATTGGATTCTGGCGCTCGCCGGCTTTGCGTTCGTTATGTCGATTTCGCCGGGACCGGCAAACTTTCTGCTGCTGACTTCGGGGGCAAATTTCGGGGTGCTCCGCTCGTTGCCATTGCTGTTTGGCGTATCGCTAGGCTTTTTGTCGATGGTCTTTGCAGTGGGACTTGGTGTGGGCGAATTGATCAAGCAATATCCTGTAATCGATAGCCTTTTGCGTCTGCTCTGCGGAGGGTATGTCTTGTGGCTGGCCTACAAGATCTGGAACGCCAAATCTTTGGGCGCAAAAGGGGAGGACACATTGGATCGCCCGCTTTCCTTTTTCCAGGCCTCGATGTTGCAACTGGTTAACCCCAAAGCCTGGACCGTGGCACTCTTGGTCACCGTTACCTATTTGAGTGCAGACAGGCAGGTTTCTAATCTGCTTGCGCTTGTGGCCATTTTCGCCCTTGTCAACATACCCTCGATTTCCGTTTGGGCCATATCGGGAGCAGCGCTGCGCCGAAACCTTTCCAAAGGCGATCGGCTCCTATGGTTCAACCGGGCGATGGCACTGTTGCTGATCGCCAGTATCGCACCGATGCTGGTTCGCTTTTAA